The DNA segment TTTTTGGTGTAGCCGCCGGTAATATGGACTCGATGATTAACCGTTATACGGCAGACCGTAAGCTGCGCCATGATGACGCCTATTCTCCCAATGACGAAGGTGGCCGGCGCCCCGACCGCGCTGTCGCGGTTTACTCCCAGCGCTGTAAGGAAGCCTTTAAAGGTGTACCCGTTATTATTGGCTCCATTGAAGCCAGCCTGCGCCGAATTGCCCATTATGATTACTGGAGCGATAAAGTACGTCGCTCAGTCTTAATGGACTCCAAAGCCGACCTGTTAGTTTACGGCAATGCCGAACGAGCCATTATTGAAATCGCCCACCGTATTGCCGGTGGCGAAGAGGCCCACCAGATCAGAGATATTCGCGGCACCGCCTTTGTGCGCAAGCGAGTGCCGGATGGCTGGACCATTATAGACTCCTCTACCATTGATACCCCGGGCAAAGTCACTCCCCACTTAAACCCCTATGAGGTGAGTGAGAGTGGCGGCAGTAAGGACTGTGACAAAGACAACAGTAAAGACAGCAGCAAAGACACACAAAGCGATATACAAACTGTCACCATTATTGACCCACTCAGTGCCCGCAAAAACAAGCTTAACCGCGAAACCAGCGTGATACGCCTGCCGGACTATGAGACCGTCAAAAGCGACCCTGTTTTATACGCCCATGCCTCAAGGGTTCTGCATTTGGAAACCAACCCTGGCAATGCCCGGGCTTTAGTACAAAAACATGGTGAGCGGGAAGTTTGGTTAAACCCCCCACCTATTCCGTTAGAAACCGAGGAAATGGACGGGGTGTTTGGCCTGCCCTACCAGCGTGTCCCTCACCCCAGCTATGGCGACGCGAAAATTCCCGCCTTTGATATGATTAAAACCTCAGTCAATATTATGCGGGGCTGTTTTGGTGGCTGTACGTTTTGCTCTATTACTGAGCATGAAGGCCGTATTATCCAAAGCCGATCGAAAGAATCGATTCTGCAAGAGATTGAAAATATCCGGGATAAAACCCCGGGCTTTACCGGTATTGTCTCCGACCTTGGTGGCCCGACGGCCAATATGTGGCGGTTAAATTGCAAAAGCAAAACCATCGAAGAAAACTGCCGCCGGCTGTCCTGCGTCTACCCCAGTATCTGTAAAAATCTTGATACCGACCAAATGCCACTGGTGGATTTATATCGCGATGCCCGGGAAATACCCGGTGTTAAAAAGGTGCTAATCGCCTCCGGTTTACGCTATGACCTGGCGGTAGAGACGCCGGAATATGTGCAGGAGCTAGTCACCCACCATGTCGGCGGCTATTTAAAAATTGCCCCAGAGCATACCGAAGGCGGCCCCTTATCAAAAATGATGAAGCCGGGTATGGGCACCTATGACCGCTTTAAAAAAATGTTTGAAAAATACTCCAAGCTGGCGGGCAAAAAACAATATTTAATCCCCTACTTTATCGCTGCCCACCCCGGCACCACCGATGAAGATATGATGAATTTAGCACTATGGCTAAAACGCAACGAATTCAGAGCTGATCAGGTGCAGGCGTTTTACCCATCACCGATGGCCAGTGCTACGGCCATGTATTACTCCGAACGCAACCCACTGAAAAAAGTGGGCCGTAATACCGAGCGCGTCATTACCCCAAGGGGCCACCGCCATCGCCGCTTACATAAAGCGTTTTTGCGCTACCATGATGCGGATAATTGGCCAATGCTGCGGGAAGCGCTCAAAGAGATGGGCCGTGCCGATTTAATTGGCACCGGGAAAAAGCATTTAATTCCCCCCCATCAACCCAGAAGCTGGGTGCCCCCCAAAGGGCAGCCTATGTTAAGCCAACATACTGGCTTACCCCCCAGAGCAGATGGCAGCCGTGTTAACCGGAAAAAAACCGCCAATAAGCCCAAATCCCGCAGAACTAATGCGGGAACTCCACGCCGGCGCAAATAAGCGCTGCTATCTGCCAGCCCTGCGGATGAGCGGCTAGGTACAAACCACAATGCTCAAATCCTAAATTGCCTCTATACTGGTTTTAGGCATAACAATATCAAACATAATAATATGTAGGTTTAGCCTCTATTGCCGATAACTAATATATCGATTTTAATACGCAGCGTTGTCACTGCGACATACCGATTACAAACAAGATTACCTGCAAGGATTAGAAAATGGCGAGCAATGCCAGATCGGAACAACGGGATATCAGCCTGGAAGGAAGACAGAAGCATCTTCTGATCGTAGAAGACAGCAGGCTGGTGGGTAAAATACTGAAACACCTTGCCTCATCCATGCTGCCGGATTATACCGTTCACTACGCTACCACCTATAAAGAGGGCTGTGAGCTATTTGAGCAGCACCAACACAATATCTTTGCTGCCATTATCGACCTGAACTTACCGGATGCCCCCAATGGCGAAATGGCCGGCTACCTATTATCAAATGAACTGCCGATTATTGTGCTCACCGGCAACTACAGCGATGAATCCAGAGAACGCCTATTACTATTAGGCGTGGTGGATTATGTCACCAAGGAAAGTCAGTATTCCTACGAGCATGCGATTGGTCTGGTTAGACGATTGGAGAAAAATCAGTCGATAAAAATCGTTGTCGCAGAAGACTCCCAGGCTCAGCAAATGTTTATCACCTCGCTGCTGGAGCAGCATTTATACCAGGTGATTACCGCTAACAATGGCGCTGAGGCGCTGGCTATTATCGAACAAGACCCGTCCATCAATCTATTAATTACCGATTATAATATGCCCCAGATGGATGGCTTTGAACTCACCAAGGCACTGCGCAGAAAATTTAATAAGTCGGAACTGATTATTATTGGCTTATCGGGGGTTGAACAAAAAACCTTATCCGCCCGTTTTATTAAAAACGGTGCCAATGATTTTCTCTGCAAACCTTTTATTCAGGAAGAGTTTCACTGCCGGGTCACTCATAATATCGAAGCTCAGGAACAGTTAAACCGCATCCGCGAATGGGCCTACCACGATGCACTCACCAATTTATATAACCGCCGTTATTTGTTTGACAAGGGTTTGGAACTGCATAAAAATGCGCGTAAAAATGGCGAAGCACTCTCTATTGCGGTGATTGATATCGATCACTTTAAGCAGATTAATGATACTTATGGCCATGATGTTGGCGATAAAGTACTGATTGCCATTAGCTCGCTGTTAACCTCATCACTGGGGGACTACCCCATTATACGAATGGGTGGTGAAGAGTTTTGCATTGTAATGCCCAACAAATGCAATCAGGATGCCTACGATATTATCGATCAATTCCGGGACAACCTGGCGGGTAAAACCATAGTGGCAGATCCCAGGATCACCATCACTATTAGCGCGGGCGTAGCATCAGCCCTGCAACAAAGCCTGGATGACCAGATTAATGCTGCTGATAAACTGCTTTATCAAGCCAAAGAAGATGGTCGCAACCGCACGGTCAAAGAAACTTAATCGGCTGTAATACTAAACGACTGGCGGGCGACAAACTCACCGCGGTAAATCACACTGACCACCCATAAGCCCGGCACCATCTCATAATCTTCAGTAAATACATAAAACGCACCGTTATGGTAGCGACCATCGGCCTTTAAACGGGCAGCGCTTTGGCGGCTAAAGCCGGTGGATTGATGGCCTAAAAAGTTGGTGGTTAACGGGTGGCTGATTTTAATGTCCACCACCACCCATTCCTCGGCGGTGTTGGGGTCATTAATCGCATAATTAAAACCAAATACTCGGTTTTTTTTCAACGCAATAACATCCGTTTTTTCGATAAAGCGCGTATTGATAACACTTTCATAACCCGCCGTTGACTCGGGATTAAAGGATTGATCGCTTTTATCCAGCAATTGATAGAGCCCATAGTTCTCAATCCGTATAGAGGCGGTCAAAGGCGCATCGACCCCCGCCGCCGCAAAGCTTGGCAGCGAAGAAAAAACAAGCAGTAAAAAAACAGAAACTCGCATATCAATGATTAAGCACCATGCCGTATAAACCAGCATTGATGTATTTTCTTTGAACGCTGAAAATCCTTATCCAGTGACCAGTCGGTTTTATTCTCAATAGTGAATTCAGCCAGAGCCTCACTGTCGAGGCTAAATTTGCGCTGATTATTGGAGAAAATCAACACACCGTCTGCTGATAGCAACTTCATGGCATCCTGAATAATACCGACATGGTCGCGCTGTATATCCAGTGTCGCTTCCATCTTTTTCGAATTGGAAAAGGTCGGCGGGTCCAACAAGATCAAATCATACTGATTGTCGCAGGTTTTTAACCACTCCAATACATCCGCGCGAATCATGCGGTGCTGAGTTTCACTAAGGCCGTTAAGGGCCATATTCTTTTTTGACCATTCCAAATACGTACTGGAAAGGTCGACGCTGTCGGTAAAAGTCGCGCCGCCCAAGGCCGCATGTACGCTGGCGGTCGAAGTATAGGAAAATAAATTTAAAAAGCGGTTACCCTTGGCCAGCTCAGCAATTTTTAACCGCACCGGCCGGTGATCTAAAAATAGGCCGGTATCCAGATAGTCCTTCAAATTGACCAATAGTTTGGCCTGCCCTTCTTTGACTTCAAATAGCTCACCGCTCTCTTCCTGTTTGCGGTATTGACTGCTGCCCTTTTGACGATTGCGCTGCTTTAGCACCACATACTTACTATCAACCTCCAGTGCCACAGGGATAGCTGCTATCACATCATTTAAGCGCTGCTCTGCCGCGGCCGGGTCCACTTTAGCTGGAGCTGCATATTCCGCCACATGGACCCAGCCCTCGTAATAGTCGACTGCAACAGCATATTCCGGCATATCGGCATCATAGAGCCGGTAGCAACTGATCTCCTTGTTCTTTAACCACTTGCTCAAGTTCTTTTTGTTTTTCCGCAGGCGGTTGGCAAACATGCGGGCGCCATCGCCTAGATCATCCAGCGTTTTCCTGGCAATCGGGGCACCTACCTGACGGCTACTATCATGGACAAAGGACGCCTCGCTAATATCAAAATTTAATAATTTACTGGGAATAGCCCCATTAAACATTTGGTATTGTTTGATACTGCGAATACCCATCTGCTTGCCAAGATCCGGGTTGCCGGTAAAAACACTGGCCTTCCAACCAGCAAACTCGGACTTTAAACGCTGCCCCAAATGACGATAGAGGTGAATCAGCGAAGACTCATCCCCCAAACGCTCTCCATAAGGGGGATTGGTCACCACCAGCCCTCTGGCAATATCCGAGTGCGTGGGTTTAACAAATTTAGACAGCTCTTTACGCAGCACTCTAACTTTGCCGTTTAGCCCTGCCCGGTCAATATTTTCCTGAGCACTTTCCAATGCCTTGGGACTGGCATCATAGCCGCGAATTTCTGGCCATTGGCGATTTTTGGCCTGTAACTCCATCGCCTCCGCTTCATCGACCAGTTGCAGCCAACCATTGGCATCGTGGCCTAACCAGCCATCAAAACCCCAGTGTTGGCGAAACAAGCCCGGGGCGATATTGGCCATCATTAGTGCGCCTTCTATTAATAAGGTGCCGGAACCACACATAGGGTCTAACAGTGCCCCACCCTGTGCAGCAATACCTGGCCAGTCAGCACGCAGTAATATAGCGGCCGCCAGATTTTCTTTCAGCGGTGCACTGCCACCACTAAGACGGTAACCGCGACGGTGCAGGCTCTCACCGGACAAATCGATACTAATCACCACTTTGCCTTTGGCTACCCGAACATTCACCCTTACATCGGGTTTGTCAGTATCAACATTGGGGCGGCGCTCATGCTTTTGCATAAAGTCATCAGCAATTGCATCTTTGGCCTTTAAGGCCCCAAAGTGACTGTGGTTGATATCCCTGAGCTTGCCCGAAAAGTCGATAGCAAAGGTGCCATCGACAGCCAAATGCTGGCCCCAGTCTATGGCTTTAACCGCCGCATACAGTTCATCGGCGTTATAACAATCAGCGGTACTCACCGGCATAAGGACTCTGTTAGCCAGGCGAGACCATAAACAGGCGCGATAGGCGACGGTTAATGGCCCCTCAAAATGCACTCCGGCAACGGTTTCTTTGACTTTAGTGGCACCCATGCTGCGGATCTCTTCCAACAGCAGGGATTCCAGGCCTTTGGGGCAGGTGGCAAAATAGCTAAGGGGCTGGGACATGAAATAGAAAACCTGGTCGTTAATCGGACTGTGTATGCAATGCTGCCATCATCGGCAGTGCACTTAGACTATATAGTGATAAACAAACCTAAAAGGGCTGTCAGTAAGGAATAGTTTACATTTTGCTCAAGGCTAAGCAATTGATTTAAAAGAACTATTTTTAATGCTTGGCGTCATTTTCATGTCTCGCCAAAACGCCAAAAATTCAACAGTCGACAGCATCAAGTAGTTTTGCTTAGATTAGCTTGTGAGCGCTGCGCGATTCTACCAATTCCAGCGCCTCACCACTACTAACAATAAACAAAGATTTTTAACCTGAAATAACTAACTAAAGGAATCAGAAAATCAGCTCTACTTTCCAACCACCACTGACTGAGAAATAGCTCACGCTGAACGCGGAACTATTGCGCTGCTGTGGTGCTCAATATGTTGTGTTAAACGATGAAAACAAATAGAACGAGGCTTATTCTATGAGAAGACAAAAACGCGATATGGCTGAACGAGCATTTTCCAAAGGCTACCAGGCAGGCTCCACTGGCCGTCATAAAGAAACCTGCCCCCACGATAATGGTGCGGTTCGCCAACAATGGCTAACCGGTTGGCGCGAAGGGCGCACCGACCAATGGGATGGATATACCGGTGTCTCAGGCATCCACAAAATGGAAATGCATTAACGCTACTTCCAACCACACACCCAAACAAAAAGGCCCGCTGTCAGCGGGCCTTTTTGTTGAAGCAAGTCATGCCCGCAAAGGCGGGAATGACAGTACTAATTCACTAAATTCTCATCGAAGATATCAACCGCCCCAATGTATTTTTGTTAGCTGATCTAGCATCTCCACGATCACTGGCACGGCGCCCCTTTAGCATACCCTGCAAGCGCTCAGGCAGTTCATCATGGGCCGACATACCCGCATCACGGGCCAGAGATACCAGGGTTTCAAGACTTACTTCTGCAGTATTACGTTGCATAACAGACTTCTCTCTTGTTATTTTCTGTTGTTATTTTTATCTACAATACGAGTAGCCCGTCACAGAAACCAGTGATTTTTACGGTTAGTAAAACGGTAAAATTACGGCTTTTTAAACTTGATCAGCACGGGGGGTTTTAACATAAACCCAGACGGCACAGAGTAAAACCAGACAATTAACAACAGCCATCATCGTAAATGGCGTGGTTGGGCCAACAGCATCGAATAAGCGGCCACCAAAAAACGTGGCCAATAAGATACCAAGCCCCCCAGACAGACTAAATACGCCCATCACCGCGCCACGATTTTCCAGCGGCGCCTCCTGGCCAATTAATGCCATGCCAGCAATCACCGTAGAGATTTCGCCAATACCCAAAAACACACAGGCAATAAAGATAGAGTTATCAAAAGGGTCACTCATTGTTCCCATCGTAAAATAGGCCGCCGTTGCCAGTGCAAAAGCAATGCACACCATAAAGTGACGGTTAAAGCGGTCACAGAGAAAGCCCATAATGGCGGCCCAAAATAAAGCCGTACCCTGCACCGCCGCCACCATCAAACCAGCGCGTTTTAAGCCATCACCGGAACTTAAACCGGCTGTCTCACTGGAAATCACTACCCATAAAGTCATATAGGTACCCACTATCACCAAATCACCGCGGGAGGCAAAGGCCACAAAATATGACAGGGCAATACGAGGGTTATTGCTGGCCGCCGCCAGGCCCTTTTTAAAGCGAACTAAAATGGCTTCACGTTCGGTATCCTCAGCCACTCGCCCAGGCTTGATCATAAAAAACAATAACACCATCACGCAGACTATCAGGCCGGAAATCGACCACAAAATATATTGCCCTGCCTCAGCGGCGCTAACGCCAAATGTGCCCTGAAAGAAATTCGGTAACTTACCTGCCTGCAAAGCCAGCAATGCCATACCGACCCCGGTTAATACGCTGGCCAGGCCTAAAAATTTCCCGCGGGATTTTTCATTCGGTATATCGGCAAGTAATACCGTCTGCATAGCTGCAATAGCTGCCGCACCCAAGCCAATAATGGCGCGGAATAAAAAGATCTCTGGCCGGCTATCTGCCAGCGGATATAACCAATATCCCAGAGCAATTATGAATAAACCCGCAAGAATAATAATACGCCGCCCAATATTGTCTGACAGCGCCCCCAAAAAACCCATCATGCAAATAATAATAAATTCATGCATAGCCGCCAGCGAACCGGTCAAGGCACCCTGCTCCCCCCTGGGGATATTAAATACTTCAGTAAATAAATAAGGCTGAATAAAGTTAGTAAACGACATCAATGGGATGCAAAAAAATGCTGCGATTAAAACCCCTGCTGCATTGAGCCGACTAAAACCACTGGCCAGGCTTATAGTAAGAAAAGTTTTAGCGGTTGATTGCGACATTGGCAGACACCTGATTGTTATTATTTATTAGCCTTAGTTTAACTGAAAATACGTCAAGAAATGTTTAGATTGCATTTTAAATCGTATTTGATATATTGGCTTTGCCTAATGATTAGGCACTAATGGATTAACCACACATAAGGAATATGACTATGCAGTTATTAGTATCTTCACGCTGTTCCCGGCGTATCTTAACGATCAGCTCCATCGCACTTTTCTCCCAGCTTTCACTAGCTGCCATTTT comes from the Oceanicoccus sagamiensis genome and includes:
- a CDS encoding YgiQ family radical SAM protein, with product MKQNQQAAKPLFSYRKYWAECYGPAPFLPMSRAEMDDLGWDSCDIIIVTGDAYVDHPSFGMAVIGRTLEAQGFRVGIISQPDWRSKDAFQALGKPNLFFGVAAGNMDSMINRYTADRKLRHDDAYSPNDEGGRRPDRAVAVYSQRCKEAFKGVPVIIGSIEASLRRIAHYDYWSDKVRRSVLMDSKADLLVYGNAERAIIEIAHRIAGGEEAHQIRDIRGTAFVRKRVPDGWTIIDSSTIDTPGKVTPHLNPYEVSESGGSKDCDKDNSKDSSKDTQSDIQTVTIIDPLSARKNKLNRETSVIRLPDYETVKSDPVLYAHASRVLHLETNPGNARALVQKHGEREVWLNPPPIPLETEEMDGVFGLPYQRVPHPSYGDAKIPAFDMIKTSVNIMRGCFGGCTFCSITEHEGRIIQSRSKESILQEIENIRDKTPGFTGIVSDLGGPTANMWRLNCKSKTIEENCRRLSCVYPSICKNLDTDQMPLVDLYRDAREIPGVKKVLIASGLRYDLAVETPEYVQELVTHHVGGYLKIAPEHTEGGPLSKMMKPGMGTYDRFKKMFEKYSKLAGKKQYLIPYFIAAHPGTTDEDMMNLALWLKRNEFRADQVQAFYPSPMASATAMYYSERNPLKKVGRNTERVITPRGHRHRRLHKAFLRYHDADNWPMLREALKEMGRADLIGTGKKHLIPPHQPRSWVPPKGQPMLSQHTGLPPRADGSRVNRKKTANKPKSRRTNAGTPRRRK
- a CDS encoding diguanylate cyclase produces the protein MASNARSEQRDISLEGRQKHLLIVEDSRLVGKILKHLASSMLPDYTVHYATTYKEGCELFEQHQHNIFAAIIDLNLPDAPNGEMAGYLLSNELPIIVLTGNYSDESRERLLLLGVVDYVTKESQYSYEHAIGLVRRLEKNQSIKIVVAEDSQAQQMFITSLLEQHLYQVITANNGAEALAIIEQDPSINLLITDYNMPQMDGFELTKALRRKFNKSELIIIGLSGVEQKTLSARFIKNGANDFLCKPFIQEEFHCRVTHNIEAQEQLNRIREWAYHDALTNLYNRRYLFDKGLELHKNARKNGEALSIAVIDIDHFKQINDTYGHDVGDKVLIAISSLLTSSLGDYPIIRMGGEEFCIVMPNKCNQDAYDIIDQFRDNLAGKTIVADPRITITISAGVASALQQSLDDQINAADKLLYQAKEDGRNRTVKET
- a CDS encoding DUF3859 domain-containing protein, producing the protein MRVSVFLLLVFSSLPSFAAAGVDAPLTASIRIENYGLYQLLDKSDQSFNPESTAGYESVINTRFIEKTDVIALKKNRVFGFNYAINDPNTAEEWVVVDIKISHPLTTNFLGHQSTGFSRQSAARLKADGRYHNGAFYVFTEDYEMVPGLWVVSVIYRGEFVARQSFSITAD
- the rlmKL gene encoding bifunctional 23S rRNA (guanine(2069)-N(7))-methyltransferase RlmK/23S rRNA (guanine(2445)-N(2))-methyltransferase RlmL, producing MSQPLSYFATCPKGLESLLLEEIRSMGATKVKETVAGVHFEGPLTVAYRACLWSRLANRVLMPVSTADCYNADELYAAVKAIDWGQHLAVDGTFAIDFSGKLRDINHSHFGALKAKDAIADDFMQKHERRPNVDTDKPDVRVNVRVAKGKVVISIDLSGESLHRRGYRLSGGSAPLKENLAAAILLRADWPGIAAQGGALLDPMCGSGTLLIEGALMMANIAPGLFRQHWGFDGWLGHDANGWLQLVDEAEAMELQAKNRQWPEIRGYDASPKALESAQENIDRAGLNGKVRVLRKELSKFVKPTHSDIARGLVVTNPPYGERLGDESSLIHLYRHLGQRLKSEFAGWKASVFTGNPDLGKQMGIRSIKQYQMFNGAIPSKLLNFDISEASFVHDSSRQVGAPIARKTLDDLGDGARMFANRLRKNKKNLSKWLKNKEISCYRLYDADMPEYAVAVDYYEGWVHVAEYAAPAKVDPAAAEQRLNDVIAAIPVALEVDSKYVVLKQRNRQKGSSQYRKQEESGELFEVKEGQAKLLVNLKDYLDTGLFLDHRPVRLKIAELAKGNRFLNLFSYTSTASVHAALGGATFTDSVDLSSTYLEWSKKNMALNGLSETQHRMIRADVLEWLKTCDNQYDLILLDPPTFSNSKKMEATLDIQRDHVGIIQDAMKLLSADGVLIFSNNQRKFSLDSEALAEFTIENKTDWSLDKDFQRSKKIHQCWFIRHGA
- the rmf gene encoding ribosome modulation factor, which encodes MRRQKRDMAERAFSKGYQAGSTGRHKETCPHDNGAVRQQWLTGWREGRTDQWDGYTGVSGIHKMEMH
- a CDS encoding MFS transporter, with product MSQSTAKTFLTISLASGFSRLNAAGVLIAAFFCIPLMSFTNFIQPYLFTEVFNIPRGEQGALTGSLAAMHEFIIICMMGFLGALSDNIGRRIIILAGLFIIALGYWLYPLADSRPEIFLFRAIIGLGAAAIAAMQTVLLADIPNEKSRGKFLGLASVLTGVGMALLALQAGKLPNFFQGTFGVSAAEAGQYILWSISGLIVCVMVLLFFMIKPGRVAEDTEREAILVRFKKGLAAASNNPRIALSYFVAFASRGDLVIVGTYMTLWVVISSETAGLSSGDGLKRAGLMVAAVQGTALFWAAIMGFLCDRFNRHFMVCIAFALATAAYFTMGTMSDPFDNSIFIACVFLGIGEISTVIAGMALIGQEAPLENRGAVMGVFSLSGGLGILLATFFGGRLFDAVGPTTPFTMMAVVNCLVLLCAVWVYVKTPRADQV